The genomic stretch GGCaactgctgtggggcagagctaCAATACGTCAAAAGCAGGAACAGAGGGAAGAGCAGCTGAAGCTTTTCACATGCAAAGCTCCTGGTGCTAGAAATAGGCCTCTATATTCTGCTCTGTTATTAAGGGCCTAACCTCCCTCCCAGGGCTGGAAAGGGCAATTTGATTTGTGTGCAGCAGGAGCCTTCTGGGCATGCCACAGTATTGATCAGCCCCGCAGGCAGCGCTCCGCACATCTCTGCAATGACATCACccaaaaagcagcatcttctttCATTTACGAGGGGTAACGTGCCTTGCTTTTCAGggttgcattttatttttggctGCCTTGTACAAACACTTCACACAGTGTTTTACTCAAAGCTCAGATTACCCTAGCTGCCTTCAGAGAAGGGCTGGGCTCCTGGCATCGTCCTTGGGCCACAAATCTCTGCACATAGCTCTACCAGCATATAGGCAAGAGAACCCCACACATCCTACTGGGCTGGAAGGGAATTGTCAGACACTCCTACAGGGGTAGCAAAGTGTTTCCCAGGTGCTAGGGGGGATCATGTGCTTGCCAGACAGCTTTAGGTGCCAGGTTTCTGACTGCCTTCACCACAGTGTGATGCAAAACTCCCTCCTGAGCAGTGACCACAACCATCCATGTGCTGGCACTGTCCCTCCTCACTACCTGAGCCCAGattcacagacagcagcagttcATCTCTGCTGAAAGGGAAAGCATTATTCTATGGCTGCATGGGTTTtggttaaaggaaaaaaactaatCAAGCCTCATTCCCCAGAATAAATAGCCAATGGTGAGATAGGaccccagctctcagcagcagcacacaaactGGTTAAATCTGATTACAGGAGCACCCAATTGGGTATGACAAGTGATAAATCAAGAGAAGGTCCCACTAGATAAGGCAAAGCCAAACAAGGCTATTTTAAAACGAAAATCCAGAAGAATTTAGAGTACTGGAGAGAGAGATAAGCACTGTGACTgagaggagctgagagcaggcAGAGTAGGGCAGAGGCTGCTATATGGCAGCTCCCTGCGCCCGCAGCAAGTGAGGGCCGCCCTTGAAGCAGGCTCAGCAccactcagcagtgctgtgagcagctcaGCCCGGGAccctctgctctcccagcacagcccccataCCCTGAGGCTTCACCAAccctgcagcaccagccagGACCCCACAGCTGAGGACActgaaggagcagctgtgtTGCTCAGGCACCCTGACTGCTCCAGAACCTGATTCACTTCATTattcccttccaacttgaaaTAGGACAtttattcagcatttaaaacacagctttgcCCACAGCCATAGGGTTGTGATTAGGAAGTAGGTAGTGCCTGCTGAGCTGCTATGGCACCACAACTACAGCTGCACGTGTTTCCTACGATGTCCATTGCACTGGGCTGATCAAACCCAGCACTACATGCAGTACCTGGCTGCCCACTGCCAGCTGCCTGCCCTCGTCCCACATCCACGCGGTGCTCACAGACTGGGTGCactgtcacaccaccagcacggagctgctccagctgcagccccatgaGAGCCAGGACATTGGCACCAAAGGAATCTTGTAACCGTTCAACCCAAGGAGAATTGCTGACTGCAGGCcatttccctgctctgtgctgagaggctcccacagctgcccctctgctcctggcaCCTGTGGCAcacagcacccactgccccCTGAGAAGTTCGAGCTCCCACCTGAGCACCTGTAACACAGGCAGGAATGGAGAATGACTTGGATATTGAATCCATGCCCTCACGGGTGTACAAACACCACAGGTTTTGCTCTCCTTTAAAGGGCAATCTGCTTTGGTTTGAAACTAACTAAGGAGACTCAAATGataaatgaatgtttttctctACTTCCACctcaaaatttaattttaattgacATTGCACACGACAGAGCTACTACTCAAACTTTTTTGTTCAGAAGCCACTTATTTTGGCCATGCCATTAAGCCTCCAGTGCAGTCCCAATGCTCCTGGCACCCAGTGTGAGCAGCAAGATCCAACCCAGCCGCACCAGACCCCACACGCTGACAGAGAGAGGGCCCAAAGGAGCTCACAGGAGGGAGACTTGAAAAGGagcctttgttttgcttttttagaaAAGATGCAAGGAGAGCCCTGCTCCAGGCACTGCAAGCACCAGGCCCTTATGCTCCATCCCACCTGGCGACAGCTTCCCTTCAATTGCAACAGCTCTGTTCATTTGTCCCCCGACACAGACCAAGCTGGGCATCGGTCCTTCCCCCACTCTGCCCCAACCCAggtttccagcactgctgtctccCACCCCCATGCCATGTGCTCTCAGGGCACAGCACGAGCTCCCTGTTTTGCCATGCTGCTCCCCAACATTGTCATCTATTTCTTTCCATAGAACTTTGATTTCTCtggacttttattttttttgcatttattccTCTCTGCTCTAGAGGAATCTACTTCACTGACTGGGCCTAAGCAGCAGGTTATTTTGCTGACCTCTAAGAAGGCTTCTGAATTCACAGCACGgtccctgcagcccacaggccAGCTGGGATCTTGATAAtcattttaggaaaagaaacTCCCTCCTTGAGACCACATCTGGCCAATCCTGGGGGGGCAACGGGAGCTTGGTTTCTGCAGAGAGAAGCCTGTTGGATTTCTAGCAAACATCCCAAAAGGAAAAGTCAGAACTTTGGTGTGAcctggatgcagcacagcagcattctGCATCAGCCCCCTTCCTCCAGCAAGGCAGACATGCAACAAATGCATTATTGCCTACAGATGGCACTTCAGCTCCTGGTTGCCACTAATTGCTAACAAACCAGCACTATTTTTCACCCCTTGCCAGCTGTGCATCACAACTTGTGTGGTGTCCCACTTGCACTCCGACAGCACCCCGACCTATTTATATCCCCACAAGCACTCCCAGCACTACCTCAGGcggctgctggctgcacacagACAGCCCAGCTCTCATGTTCCTCCTCCCACACCCTGGACACCGGATCCGCatgcctgcagcacccagctgcagcccaaaGGCAGAGTATGACGCACACCGCAGGGCATGGGgctgcacccagctctgcaggccCCACACAACCCcgctgcagcagccctgtgctggcaggcaggCAATAGcgtggggcagagcagagcagatccagctcctcaccacacagcagctgcactccTAAACCCAGCGCTGGGCCCCAGccaagcagcactgcttctccATGAGATGGCTGTCACACTCCTTGCGCCCGGAGCCCCACACACACCAGCACTGGGTGCTTTGCTCgtctcccagcagcacccatcACTGTCCATATCTCCATGGTTAGCTTTGGCGAAAGCTCAGCTTGAACGCCCATGACCAGGACATGCCTATTGAAACCTGccccagtgcagcagccagggctgccATCTGCCCAACACCCCGCACTCATTCACCTCACAGCATTCTCCCGTCCTTACCAGTGCCATTTACCCTCACACAAACTCACAGGTTTTGCATGGTTATTTCCCACCCATTTTGCTCCTGTCTCTTAGAATgctttgtgttggaagggacctttaagatcacctctttccaaccccctgctataggcagggatacctccctccctctagaccaggttgctcacagtctcatccagcctggcctcgagtgctgccagggagggggcatccgcagcctctCCatgcaacctgctccagtgacTCACCCACACAACGTGTGCTGAGGACATCTGCTACAAACTACACCACAGCAGCTTTAGCCAAGGATGTGTCAGCCCCCAGAGCCCCCCCAGGCCACAGGgtccctccagcacagccccttTAAGGGCACCGATGCGGCACGACATTAATTTTAGCCTGGAGCACAGCCAGGGCGTGGggcagctgctcagctctcaCAGCCTGCCCTCTGcactgccccagcactgcagcccagcagcaccagagcCATGGCTGAGGAACagagagagctggaggagaggatCATCATCAAGGACCAGCACACCAAGGAGATTGACCTGGTGAACAGAGATCCAAAGCGGATCAACGAAGACGTTGTAAAGGTAAGGACTTCCTGAGCCCTGCTTTTAGGAGACTAGCTCCCTTCCCATTGCACAGAGTGTAAGCAGCCAGGTCTTCATCACTGCCATGAGGGCCAGGGGCTGCACTGCAGGTGGCAGGGGGAGGAGAACAGCCTCTGGTCCCACTGTGCATGTGGCCCCATTGATGCTGTATTCTATTCCTTGAATGCACTGCCCATCTCCACTGGCCTGAAAACATATGGGGCTGCCCTCACTGGTCACAGCAGTGGGaagccaaaaataaaatgggGTCAGCCCATACCACTGCTTGAAAGGGAACCTTTGAAAAAAGCTGAGAAGAACTTGCTAATGTTCAAGGCTCAGCAGTTCgagcagcagagcactgagaTAAGCACTGTCCTGTTTGCAAGAAGACCGTTTCCCCTGCATGCCAGCATGGGGTGCAGCAACCCGCTTCTATTTTTGATCAAAAGGAGCACACGTCTCTGaaaaggggagaggagagagaaaagggaaaaggaacgCCTCTTCCTAAGCAGTGACCATCGAAACTTGTCCGCTCTGTCAGTCGTGTAATGGGATTTGTTAGAATAATACTGGGGTAAGGTTGGCCCAAAGTGGGGCAAGGAGGAGAGGGATGAGTTTTATTAAAACTGCTTTGAGatcaaagcaaacagcacacCAGGAGGGATGGCACAGCCCAAGCTGCTCACAAAACTTCTGAGCAAGCTGTGACCTTGATGGCACCAGTGAAAAGCATTTGTGTGCTGAAACGCTTTGTATTCCAGTGGAGCCCCGGCAGTGCCCTGAGGGGCTGCGCAGTGACAGCCATAGGAGGGCACCCTGCAGGGGTGAGGGGTGCCTGCAGGcctctgtgcagcagagctgctggggataAGGGCCAGCCGTGGGAAGGGGatgcagtgcaggagcagcacccAGTGCCTGCAACAAGGCCTCCCCCCAACCACAGGCCATTCCCATCCTCTTTTTGCTCTCAAGCTCCAAAAACTCTGCAGAGGATTTTCCAGCCCATCAACTCATGTAATTAGACTACTTCCtctgttttcaaagcatttgaTGAAGCCACCTCGCATTCTTCCAGACCCAAAAATAGACCAGACGATAAGCTGGGCAGGGAaaggcacagccacagccccagcactgtgGAATAACATGGGCAGCTGAAGCCTCTCCAcagtgggcagcagcacacCAGGAAACATCCTGGGCATACATCAGAACCGTGCAGGGAGAGGCAGCAGCCACACAGGTGGAAGGGCAcccacctgcaggcagcagagtcctggcacacacacagcagcgcGTGGCAAAGCCCTGGAGCCTCCAGCCTCCTCCCAGCCGTGGCACAGGATGTGCAGGTGGTGCCTGAGGGCACTCGCTgaaggctgtggggcagagcccAGCTCAGCATTCAGCCTGTGTCCTATCTCTCCTCAATAGCTCCTCCTGATACACAGGGagcaaaaggaagagagaagggcAGACTCCTTCTTAtagcctgctgctgccctcactAATTATCCCGATTAGCTGGCCAGGCAGCTGGAACCTGTTTGGATCTCAGCTGGGCAGGGTCTGGAGGGGATTGGAGCTGCTCCCCTGTGCCCACCTGCACCCACACACAGGGCTGTTCTTTTCCAGCCCGTGTCAGTGTCTGTCCTGGTGCCTGCTGCCAACCCCAGGAAATTAAAGGTGATGCAGAATGACCTTATGATCAAAGagctttcaaaaacagaagagatgctgCAGTTGGACATAAATGCATAAGCAGACATGTCAGCCTAACCAAGGAAAGGtgcttcttctgaagaaaattggCTTGGTTCATGCATTCCCTAAAAATGGTTTCCAATGCAGCAAGGTCTGTGCATGATTTGGAGGCTCTTAGGAATATTTGCAATGCTCCTAATGGCTGTGTATAGCAATGATATTCCTGCAAGGACATGGCCAGGCTGATCCCTTCCCCTTCAGCAGAACGCAAACAGGCAGAACCAGGTATCTCACCTCCAGATGTATAATAAGAAAATCATAGATCAGGAGCACCGTGGGGTTTTACTAGCACCAACACCTCCTGCGTGTGGGCAGCCCATGTCCTTGAATGATAAAAAAGCACAGGAATGGGCTCTGTCTTCCTCAAGTATGGCTGTGCCCATCCCTGCCTGTGGCCATGTCCTGTCCTGTGGGCACAGTGCACTGCTGGGCACGAGGCCCCTCCAACCTGGGCCCGGTGTCTGTGCCCACCCTGTGACAGAACCAATCCCTCCCCCCGAGCTTCCCcgcacacagcagctcctgcacctcGCCTTGTGCCAAcgctccctccctccatcccgTGCCAGGTGGATTTCGAGGATGTGATAGCTGAGCCCGTGGGGACGTACAGCTTTGACGGTGTCTGGAAAAGCAGCTACACCACCTTCACCGTCAGCAAGTATTGGTGCTACCGGCTGCTCTCGGCCGTGCTGGGCATCCCCCTGGCCGTGGTCTGGGGCTTCCTCTTCGCCCTCATCTCCTTCTGCCACATCTGGGCGGTGGTGCCCTGCATCAAGAGCTACCTGATCGAGATCCAGTGCGTCAGCCGCATCTACTCCCTCTGCATCCACACCTTCTGCGATCCGCTCTTCGAGGCACTCTCCAAGATCTGCAGTAACGTCAGGGTCATGCTGCGGAAGGAAACCTAaaccccagcagcaccacaacCGCCGCGCTGTGCCGGTCCCCGAGCAGCCACAGTGCCCGCTGGGTCTCTGCTGCCGTGCCGGGGCTCTGGGCACAGCTGTCCTTGGGATGTCAAGGACACAGAGGCACCTGTGTGCTCTACTGGTGCTGCCCCGAGCGCTGTGCTGCCCCGGGGCCCGGGAGGTCTCTTTGTCCAGATATTATTCTCAATTTATTCTTCCCTCGGCTCCCAACAAGTATTTGAGGCCAAAGTCCCTCCCAACGCGATGCCACAGAGAGAGGCACAGTTTGCATGGTGCTCCTCTGCTGCGGGGTCGTGGagctctgctgccctcagcAACGTTGCACTgatgctgcacagcactgcgcCTCGGGGTGGCTGCAGTTACATGTAGTGAAGGATATTTGAAtgtttgtaggaaaaaaatgtttctgaaaacactgtatcacaggtatttttttaaaggcttttgttgaaataaaaggaatttaaaacCACATTGGAATTATATTCTTTTTAGTGTTGCCGTTGTTCTGCTTATTCCCATCCCGAGCCAaatcccagcccagctcccaccaCCTCCCACCCCCACGGCCCCACACGCCGCCCTGCCGCAGTGCCTCTGATTCCCTTTGGCCCTTTGAGGCCATGGTTGGTGTCCTCCTGTGGCGACAAATCCCCACCATGCCTCACTGCcaggagaaagaagatgaaCATAGGGGGAAAAACGGTGTGCTCTGGGAACACCTTAAACCAGTCTGGTGGAAGGTGCTGAGATGGGCTGTGCATGCTAACAGCTCACTGAAGCTCCTGGAAAAACATGGAAAGGAAAGCCACAGCACGGCAGGTAACAATGTATGTGTTGGtgacagtgaaaaaagaaactggTACAGATTTCAGTGCACTTTTTGTACCCACTCCCAACGCTAAGGCTGAGCCTTGCTGCACTCACAGGGTTGCAGGCAGTGAGGAGAGCAGCACCAGGCCCCCCTCAGCACTGCCTCATGCAGCCCATGGaacactgcacacagcactcagcacacTGCCCTGTGCTCAACAGCACCCTCACACCATGTGAAATGCATCACAGCCATCCATGGCCTTCGCCCTTTGGCACAGTGCTCCTCCTGCACCTCCCCTCCATCAAGACACAGCCAGAAAGTTTTATTTACAGGTATTCCTTAACAATTAAAAAACCCATGCTGTGAGCATGACTTTGTGCGTTACAAAGCAAGAAGGTTGCATTGGTGGAAAAGATCAAATGCTATCAGCTGCAGACCCAGAACAAGTGCTTGGCCTCGGAGGACCAGATAGCAGCTCCTCAACCCCACGGAGCCCCAGTGTAACCCAGATGCCTTAGGAGAAGCCTGGAGCACGCTCAGCAGATGCATTATTGCACAGATCCCCAGTCCCACGCTGGCATTACTCCCGCCAGCCCGCAGTGCCCACCCTCAGCCCCGTCCCAGATGAGCTCCATGCAGGAGGCAGGAGGGGCTCCGACGACGGTCCGTGCATTAAAGCCGCCGGTGGGAACGGGCCAGGCGCTGCTCAGCCCCGCACAGCCCTGAGCGCGGAGTTCTCCTCGCCGCTGCCCGGCCCGACGCGGCGCGCTGCCCGCGCTCTCCCGCACACACGTCTGCACCCCTATTTATTTACACCGCACTCCCCACCGCAGTCCCAGCGCTTCCCAGCACTCGGCCCGGTGCCCTCACGTGGAGGGCGGCTGCGCCAGGCTGCgctggctgctgctgcggcAGCTGAGCACGAAGGAGGACGAATGGCTCTTCCTGCCCACGCTCAGCTCGCAGGCCGGCCGAGCCTTCAGGTACCGCGcggagcagcagaggaagcGCCGCATCAGGTCGTGGAACAGGTGCCCCGTGTACAGCATGTAGATCCAGGGGTTGCAGCAGCTGTTGAGGCTGGCCAGCAGCATGGCGATGATGAAGGGGGAGGCTGCAAGGAGAGAGCGCGTCAGGGTGCGGGGCGCGAGGATTTCGCTGTGggcccccggccccgcgctgccgcTGCGAACGCAAACAGCGGGCGGAGGGCGGAGCCGCGGCCACGGCACCGCGCTGGCACGGCGCGAAGCGCTTTCCCTCCCGACGGCCCGGAGCTCAGGTCGGTTCCGTCCCATCAGAACGGGGCTGCGGACCCACAGTCGCGCCAacccccagccctgtgcccccgccctgctctccctgtgccctgctgggAAGCACCGGGTCTGGCTGTGTCTGTTCCCTCTGCGCCTCAGCCAAAACGCCCTCACACCTCTGAAaccagaagaaaagcacaaactGTGGCTCTGGTTTCCAAATTCCCCTTTAACCCGCTCACCCACAATTCCTGCTCTAGTGACaactgctccagctgctcctaATAAAAGGAAACTGCTGAAAGTCCGTGGTGAGAGAACTGAGGCACATCACAGCATTTCAATctactttagaaaaaaagatatacaTCCATCTTTCGCtgactcagctctgctgcctctggTGCTGATAAATTGCACTTCATGGTGCATGGCTGCACCATTAGGCCCCCAAGAGCGCCCCAGGAGCGCCCCGAGAGCCAGATTGG from Lagopus muta isolate bLagMut1 chromosome 11, bLagMut1 primary, whole genome shotgun sequence encodes the following:
- the CAV3 gene encoding caveolin-3; amino-acid sequence: MAEEQRELEERIIIKDQHTKEIDLVNRDPKRINEDVVKVDFEDVIAEPVGTYSFDGVWKSSYTTFTVSKYWCYRLLSAVLGIPLAVVWGFLFALISFCHIWAVVPCIKSYLIEIQCVSRIYSLCIHTFCDPLFEALSKICSNVRVMLRKET